The window CGGGCGAGACCAGCGGGGCGCGGGGGGGGGCCGCCGGGCGAGACCAGCGGGGCGCGGGGGGGGCCGCCGGGCGAGACCACCGGGGCGCGGGGGGGACCAGCGGGGCGCGGGGGGGCCGCCGGGCGAGACCAGCGGGGCGCGGGGGGGCCGCCGGGCGAGACCACCGGGGCGCGGGGGGGCCGCCgggcgagaccactggggcgcggggggggggccGCCGGGCGAGaccagcggggggcgggggctgaacctggagctgtgggggacccaggcgtccgacTCTGCCTATCCAATGgagggagcaggtgttggggcgggggggggcagttgaTGGCTCCGGGAGGATTGGGGggggagaggtgctggctgggagggggggggcagtTGATGGCTCCGGGAGGATTGGGGGGgtagaggtgctggctggggggggcagttgaTGGCTCCGGGAGGATTGGGGGGgtagaggtgctggctggggggggcagttgaTGGCTCCGGGAGGATTGGGGggggagaggtgctggctgggaggggggggggcagttgATGGCTCCGGGAGGATTGGGGGGgtagaggtgctggctgggagggggggggcagtTGATGGCTCCGGGAGGATTGGGggggagaggtgctggctgggaggggggggcagtTGATGGCTCCGGGAGGATTGGGGGGgtagaggtgctggctgggaggggggggggcagttgATGGCTCCGGGAGGATTGGGGGgtagaggtgctggctgggaggggggggcagtTGATGGCTCCGGGAGGATTCGGGGgggaggtgctggctgggagggggggcagttGATGGCTCCGGGAGGATTGGGGGGgtagaggtgctggctggggggggcagttgaTGGCTCCGGGAGGATTGGGggggagaggtgctggctgggagggggggggcagtTGATGGCTCCGGGAGGATTGGGGggggagaggtgctggctgggagggggggggcagtTGATGGCTCCGGGAGGATTGGGGGGgtagaggtgctggctgggagggggggggcagtTGATGGCTCCGGGAGGATTCGGGGgggaggtgctggctgggaggggcagtTGATGGCTCCGGGAGGATTGGGGGGgtagaggtgctggctgggaggggggggcagtTGATGGCTCCGGGAGGATTGGGGGGGgtagaggtgctggctgggagggggggggcagtTGATGGCTCCGGGAGGATTCGGGgtagaggtgctggctgggagggggggggcagtTGATGGCTCCGGGAGGATTCGGGGGgtagaggtgctggctgggagggggggggcagtTGATGGCTCCGGGAGGATTGGGGGgggaggtgctggctgggagggggggcagttGATGGCTCCGGGAGGATTGGGGGGgtagaggtgctggctgggagggggggggcagtTGATGGCTCCGGGAGGATTGGGGgggaggtgctggctgggaggggcagtTGATGGCTCCGGGAGGATTGGGGGGgtagaggtgctggctggggggggcagttgaTGGCTCCGGGAGGATTGGGGGgggaggtgctggctgggaggggcagtTGATGGCTCCGGAAGGATTGGGGGGGTAGAGGTGCTGTCTGGGGGGGGCAGTTGATGGCTCCGGgaggattgggggggggaggtgctggctgggagggggggcagttGATGGCTCCGGGAGGATTGGGGgggaggtgctggctgggagggggggcagttGATGGCTCCGGGAGGATTGGGGGgggaggtgctggctgggaggggcagtTGATGGCTCCGGGAGGATTGGGGGGGTAGAGGTGCTGTCTGGGGGGGGCAGTTGATGGCTCCGGGAGGATTGGGGGGgtagaggtgctggctgggaggggggggagttGATGGCTCTGGGAGGATTGGGGGGgtagaggtgctggctggggggggcagttgaTGGCTCCGGGAGGATTGGGGGGctagaggtgctggctgggagggggggggcagtTGATGGCTCCGGGAGGATTGGGGGGgtagaggtgctggctgggagggggggcagttGATGGCTCCGGGAGGATTGGGGGGGgtagaggtgctggctgggaggggggggcagtTGATGGCTCTGGGAGGATtgggggggcaggtgctggctcagggggtgtCTGTTCCCCCCCGTGAAggcccccccacccatccctgttcccccCGCAGGAGCTTCCTGGCCCGCGAGGACATCGGCATCATCCTGATCAACCAGTTCATCGCGGAGCTGATCCGGCACGTGCTGGATGGGCACACCCGCTCGCTGCCCGCCGTGCTGGAGATCCCCTCCAAGGAGCACCCCTACGACGCCGCCAGGGACTCCATCCTGCGCCGCGCCCGGGGCATGTTCACCGCTGAGGACCTGCGCTAGGGGCCGCGCTGCCTGGCACTGCCCAGCCGCCCggctccctccctcctcagcccgCCTGTCCCCGGGggagtggctgctgctgcagtagtTCAGGGTGATGAAAAGCATctgcctccctcctctgcccccccccccccccacccccagtgaactgcggccaggcccagcctggctccccgGCGGGGGGTCAAAGAGGGTGCCAGAGCTGGCTGGCCGCACCCCTCTTGTTTCCCAGGGCCTCGGCTCCCCCTGCCCTCCGTGTGCTGCCGGCTGCGTCTCGTCTATGTTCCTGTGACGGTTGAGCTGTTACATTAAAGCAGAGAAACCCCCCTGGTTCCTGTGCTCTGTGCAGACACCCCCCCAGGGTGCTGTGCCCTAGAGCCCCCATTggggcagagagccagcagggagggagcacggCTGGAGGACGGGGGGTTAAAACTGAGCCAGGCAGAGGAGCTGCCCTGTGCTGGGCTCCCTGCCTGTTCAGGACTGTTCCAgccacccccagccagccagggccggtcccagccctgctccctggctctgcactggCGCTTTCCTGCTTCTGGGAGCTCACCGGTCACTTGGAGATGGGTGTGTGTGCAGTActaacccccccccctccccccagacctgccccctcctctgtgTGCACCTGCCcttggcaggggctgggaggaggctgCTGGCTTTCAGCAGTCACCGGGCTGCCAGCAAACCTCCTCTCCAGGCAGGCGCTGGCTTGTCCCTGGCTTGGGGGGCTGCTTATGAGCCTGTCCCGTGACCCCGAAAGGGGAAGTGCCTTTGACTCACCCACATGCGACTCTGAGGAGTCGGCAGCTTCCTCACCCTCGGGACCAGCCCCAGGCCTGGTGGCCCTGATTCAGGCCAGCCTGGCTCGTGGCCCTGACCTAGGCCAGCGGAGGGACGTGCAGCAACCTGACAGCAGTCTCGCTTGGTGCCTGCTGCACGGGGGGCTCCCCTGCTGAGGCTGCCATGGCCccagagccccaggctgtggcatgGTGGCTGGGCCGGTAGCTGACTGGTGTGTGGTGCCCTCTGCCTGTCCAGGCTGCCAGCTCTGAATCCATGGGGACAGGCACTGGCTGGGGAGCTCAATGGCTGGTGAATCTGCTGCTCCTAAACATGGGGAGGGGGACTGAAGATAGGTGCTActatctccttcccttccccatggGGCCCAGGGAAGCTGCAGGCTGCTCCTCTCCCTGCGCTGACTGCTTCCTGCCTCCCACGTTCAGTTTGGCCGTGTCCCGGCTGGCTGCAATGCTGGGCAGAGCCCTGAGTGGAGGAGCCGCCCTGTGACAGCTCCAGCCAGCCGGGGTTGGTCCCAGCCTGGGTCTGAGCCTGccctcctgcctgctggcagCTCTGTCTCTGTCCCCTGCACAGAGCGTGACAGACCCAGTGGGaccctgctgctgccagcaggactGGAGGGGGGGATGTGCTGAGCTGTGCAGGCTGGAGGGAGAGTTGTGGAGGTCCTGGGGCTTGTTAACCAGCCCACTGCACCCGGGGTGCTGGGAGCTGGCCCGGAGCTTCCAGTCTGTATTACATGGTGCCCACATAGCAGGCGGGCGCTAGAGCGGCCTGGGCGTCGGAGCCAGGAGGCCactgagctggggccggggatcAGCGATCGGCTCAGCGTGGATGAATTAACCAGTGTCACAGCTCGGGGGGCAGGCCTGGTTTATCCAGCTAGCTGGGCTGGCTCTAGCCAAGCTGCCATAGGAatgagggtggggctgggctctGTCCTGGAAGCAGAGGGCTGGTGAGCTGATCACAATGGGTCTCTGGGGCTGCCCTCAGATGGGTGCTGCTAGGGGAGGCTGGCAGCCTGCCCCCTCCAGGGCATCTCTGCTCCTTGCTCCCTGGGCAGGCTGGGAGGAGCCCAGGTGTTCTCTAGGGGGCATTGCCCACCAGCCAGACCTTAGAGTCGTTGAGTCCTCGCTGGTCCCACAGCCTGGTGCCGGCAGCCTTGGCCCAGAGTGTCGGCACAGAGCCTTCCCCAGCCCTAGGTGCCAGCCTGGGGCATCTGGCAGGTGCTGCTCTGTGGGACTTGATGTGAGCCAGAGAGGACctctctgctcccttcctgtgaggCCTGGGGGGCCTGTCTGTGCTCTGGCCCCCACCTGACCCCCCCCATTTCACTGCCCAGCATGTGGGGCACGCAAGCTTGGGGCTTTGCCCAGTCTATGAGGCTGGAGGGCAGCCCAGGTGGGTGACAGTGAGTTAGTTGTTCCCctccctggggctgtggggatcCCCTCCCTGTGGGGCAAAAGCCCCTCCAGCCAGCTGCTGTCACCCTGATTTCTGactgcaccctcctccccccatgctgctccctctgagccctggCCTAAGCTTCCTACATGTcactgggctgccctctgcccaGCTGGCAGAGCCTGTGGGCAACCCTTAGGCCTCCACACAGCTTGCTTCCTGCCAGCCTCAGGCTGCCCCTAATAGAGCCATGGGTCCTGCCACAAATACCCGCAGCCAGGCACTGACCTGCCCAAtttaagtctgtggcagagctgggaacccaggagtcctggctgctagTGCCCACCACAGGCACAGCACCTGCCCCCTGGGGTTGGCATCCATTGGCCGGTGTCATTTGCCCTGGGTCCCTCTGCAAGTCCTTGAGGGGGCAGTATTCTAGTGGCCACAAGTACAAGCCCAGGTTTAATCCATTGGGGcttgtcatggagtccccgggcgatgctctggaattgctccccacagagccaggcaggactttggggagccggacccttggagcattcagcatcctctgcccctccgtgcgcttcccacagcgagtccaccccagcggggtcctggggcagccacagggtcctgcacccccactttgcagtcagacgtgactctcagccagccagtaacacagaggtttattcgatgacgggaacagggtctaaaacagagcttgtaggtaccacaaaccggacccctcggccaggttcattctggggggcagcgagccagacccccacatctgccctcacttcccgtccccagccagctccagactgaaaccccctcctGTCTGCccagttcctttcctgggccagaaggtcacctgatctctttgtctccaacaccttcagctggcacctttgcagaggtgGGACCCAGGCcagcagttgccaggagacagagtatcaggcatttaggtgcactggccccttgctctgcagcaaccacacccccttatcccaccacctagatacttaagaactgcagaggggacactgaggcaccaactgtcacagagtgtgggggagtcagggccctgcacccccagcttcctgctATTCACCCGAACtctgagccagccagtaaagcagaaggtttatttagatgacaggaacacagtccaaaacacaTCTTGCAGGCACGGACAACAGgaccctccccctcccagttaggtccatcttggggtcccaggagcaccacagcccccttGGGGGCCAGAGCCCTGTCTGCACTttcctccattccccagccaccTCCTGAAAACTCCTCTCCCAGCATCTCCTCtcccagcctttgttcagcttcccgggcagaggtgtcacctggcctctaccCCCTTCCTGGGGTCTCACGTTACATGCGCAGGTCTCCTCCCTCCAGCTAGTCTCCCATCCCCAGTGCAGACtgtcctcccaggccaacactccccactcagcaatcacagaccacagtaagaccCGTCCCAGTTCGTCTCACCAACTATTCAGAGAAAAGCACAAGAGTCCTTGTGGTACATTAGAGACTAGCACGTTTATTTCAGcctgagcttttgtgggctacagcccacttcatgggCTGCACAGAATGGAACTAATAGCGAGGAGATATTGACACACACAACATGAAAAGGGGGAAGTAGCCaaaccaactgtaagaggccagtcAATCGAGATGAGCtgtcgtcagcaggagaaaaacccTTCCCAGTGATAACTGAGATGCCCTACAGGAGgtatgaggagaacttaacatagggaaatagaatcaattagtgtaatgactcaaccaatcccagttcatcacagggccccccacccctcccctaggAAGGGGCTGGGCTTTGCCCCAGGCGAtgcaggttggggaggaggggtgaaaCGACGCTGCCTCTGGTGGGACACAACTGAAAgtgtcaattcaggacaaattgctcagagcagggcagtcaTAGCCCCCGGCTGGGGTTTCTCTGCACACccaggcaaaccaaaccagctggccagagaggactttggtctcaccccactggctaaccacaagtcacaccaGCAGTTCCCTCAGACACtcgtttcccagtatcaccaccagggCTGGTCGTCATGGggacgaatggttatgaaaactaaCACCCCAGTACAAGAAAAAAGGTTCCCCCGATCCccaaggaccaagccccaggccCAGGTCAAATGGTAACTTAGATCGTATCCAAATAcacatcagatgcatagactggaacatacagtaagaagatacagatacacatacagagaagggGAAAAGGTGGGAGTTACCCATCCAACTctgagaggctaattaattaagatgagctaccatctgcaggaggaaaaaaaacttttgtaatgataatcaAGGTAATTAACTCTTCCGGGCCCTGTGTCACCTTCAATGAGATTATATTGCTGTGATGAAGTGGCAggggggctctaggctggaggggggggggcaggcagagcccacctggatgcagggggactgggatgtgctgggctgaggaagGCCAGGCCTGAGGGCTGGAGAGTTCcctgtgctgggttcagatgCTCGATaaccctcctgtgttacgctggcTGCTAGTggctccgggctagagaacagggcggcattattccctctgggagtggaggccctGGGGATCCAGAGCGAGTGGGCTCCCTGAGGGGACCCACAGAAGAGACAGGGGTGCTAAGGCTCTGAGAGGTGCAgttcaggaggtggaggggcctgaccctgggagagagtggaccccccATCAAGGGCTGTTGCATTAAAGGGGGTTTCCCCCCATGGACCTcatggggccaagagtgggcatgatctgtgagtccgtgacaactACATTCATAACATCAAGGGGGGGTGACTCCCAGAgcagccccctcctttcccatcagaACCAGTACAGCCCTGGCCCATCCGATCCTGGGGGCAGCTGGTCCCCGTCCCCCCCAAGCACCGAGGGGGCAGAGGTGCCACAGGGACAGGCAGCATGGGAGCAGCGATGCCCAGCCTCAGTGCTCCCTGGGCTGACCAGCAGGGACCGCAGGCAGCCGTGGGGAtggagggctccctgggggggCTGCTCTGGGTGAGATTGTcaaacctttagtcccagatttggaccttagcgtccaaaatatgggggttagcatgaaaacctccaagcttagttaccagcttggacctggtacttgctgccaccacccaaaaaattagagtgttttggggcactctggtccccctgaaaaaccttccctggggaccccaagacccaaatcccttgagtctcacaacaaagggaaataatcctttttcccttcccccctccaggtgctcctggagagatacacagacacaagctctgtgaatccaaacagagtgactccccctctccgttcccagtcctggaaacaaaagcactttcctcttcacccagagggaatgcaaaatcaggctagcaaatccaacacacacagatctccccctgatttcttcctcccaccaattccctggtgagtacagactcaatttccctgaagtaaagaaaaactccaacaggtcttaaaagaaagctttatataaaaaagaaagaaaaatacatacaaatggtctctctgtattaaggtgacaaaatacagggtgaattgcttaaaagaatattgaataaacagccttattcaaaaagaatacaaattaaagcactccagcacttatattcatgcaaataccaaagaaaagaaaccatataacttactatctgatctctttgtccttacacttagaaacagaagattagaaagtaaaactacttctccaaagctcagagaaagcaggcagacagacaaagaccttagacacaaaattccctccacccaaa of the Gopherus flavomarginatus isolate rGopFla2 chromosome 1, rGopFla2.mat.asm, whole genome shotgun sequence genome contains:
- the ATP6V1F gene encoding V-type proton ATPase subunit F — encoded protein: MAGRGKLIAVLGDEDTVTGFLLGGVGELNKHRKPNFLVVEKDTSLTEIEETFRSFLAREDIGIILINQFIAELIRHVLDGHTRSLPAVLEIPSKEHPYDAARDSILRRARGMFTAEDLR